GGGCTTAACACCACACTTATTACTTTGCCAACCCCATGTTCTATTTCACTTTCACTTGGTATCATTTTTTTTTGCCAAGTAATTGGACATCATCACTTCTATTTACACCATTGTTCGACCCGGTTGATTGTTTAGTGAAACCATCACTTTTAACAAATCAAACCCTTTTTTTCCAAATCTTTATATTGACCCGTTTGAGGTTCATGTGAACTACGCCACTTTAGAAGGCATCAAACGTGTCTTTCAAGATTCAATCCATCTATTTTCTAAACTCGACAAATATGCATAATTTAACGAACCCAAAGCCACTTACCTTTAAAGCACTCCCTTTCCGCGTATGTCTCCTCCGGCGTGTCCGCTTGACgtcccggattccttgcctaaagagttcaatttacAACACGTTTAGAGCTCTTTCTTAAGCTTTAATGCATCATTTAATTAACACATTTCAAATCTGCGTTTTATCAAACCCTTAACATTTTGACCCTAATTTAGGCGTTTCATCGAACACCTAGCGGGTCGACTTTCTACATGATCTAATTTAATTTCATAACTTGAGTTCATCATTCCAATTAACCCAATTCTTATAGCATACACATATTATTAGCATAACAATCCTAGAGACTATTTCAAAATCTCAAATTACACTAGGCAACAATCTAAACCCTAGTGTTTACCAAGTTCATCTAACTTGTAATCACCCACCATAGTGATTTTAAACCCATATCATCATCATGCAAAGGTTGGACAAGAATTTATCTAGGGTTTGCCCCAAAACTTCATATTACTCCCAATTTCACAATTTCTACCACCAATTTAAACTAAACATAAATTTTCATTCATATGTAAGGATTCAAGTTGTATCAAAATGACCTAAATTGACATACCTTAGGATCCCCTtgacaaggtgatcacgattctatgcttggatttcgatttctAACTGATTAAAGCCTACAATTTGTAGGATTTCttgtgaactagggtttggaatggtAGGTGTCGCCCCTGGGGTTCCTCTGGTCGACCAGAGTATAGCTTTTGGgggtgtttgttttatttttctttttttttatttgttactAACTAGTAAATTGAGTTTCATTTTGACAATATTGGCCCCTCTACTTATTAACATAACCGTTTTTATTATTTTAACCCCATTGTAGGCTAATTTTAGACATGTTAGTTAACCAAGTTACTACATTTCTAGATAAGTAACTTCTCGTTTATttaaactatatattattataaagtCTTAtaatttcgggatgttacaagtccacccccttaaagagggtttcgtccccgaaaccgaattacgtaccgaATAACGAAGGATAGAGCCGTTGCATTtcttcttcggactcccacgtagtaTCCGCACCCTTCCGGTGTTCCCATTTAACCTTCACTTGGTTAATCCTTTTGTTTCTCAAACTCTTCACTTTACGATCTAGAATTGCAATTGGCCTTACCGCGTAGTtaaggctgttatccacctcaaTATCGTTGTAATGGACATGAGCAGTTTCGTCCGCTAAACATTTAcggagatgtgacacgtggaatgtgctGTGTACTCCACTCAACTCCTCAGGTAGCTCGAGACGGTATGCTACTTTTCCAACCCGTTCCACGATTTCGAAcggcccaataaatcttgggctcaacTTTCCTCTCTTTTTAAATCGAATTATCCCTTTCCACGGCGATACTTTCAACATTACCTTATcacccacttgaaattctattggCCTCGTTCGTTTATCCGCATACGATTTTTGTCGATCTTGAGCTGCTTTTAAATGAGTGCGGATCAAGTCGATCTTACaatttgtagctcggattatatcagtCTGAGCTAACCCCCGTGGACCAACTTCtccccaacaaactggggttcgacactttctgccatataacATCTCGTATGGAGCCATTTTAATACtcgagtgataactgttgttatacgagaattcgactaaaggtaaatggacatcccagctacccccaaagtcaataatgcaagcacgcaacatatcttccaacgtttgtatcgttctctcactttgcccatccgtttggggatggtaagcagtgctaatgaATAGCTTGGTTCCTATTTGTTCTTGGAAACTACGCCAAAAAtccgaagtaaaccgggtatctctgtcAGACACTATGGATATTGGTACTCCGTGACGCGCCACAATCTCATTGGTATACACTTCGGACATCTTCTCTGATGTATAAGTCTCGCGAATCGAAAGAAAATGTGCACTTTTTGTCAGTCGATCCACAACTACCCATATGGCGTCAAAACCACGGctagttttgggtagtttggtCAGCAAGTCCATCGTAATTTGTTCCCAATTCCAAACTGGAATGTCTAATGGCTGCAGCTTACCGTAcggtttttgatgttctgctttgacttgtaaacaagtcagacacttctccacatacttcacgatatctcttttcattccgggccaccaataattttgttttaaatcattatacatcttggtcgccccCGGATGTATCGAATAACGAGATTTACGGGCTTCGTCAAGTAAAAGTGCTTTGGCCCCACATGTATTTGGAACCCAAATTCTCCCAAACCGAGTTTTTAACCCTAGGTTGCCGTCCTCCAAATCTTTTAGCTGCCCTactattctttcctttttcacGTTCTCTTCTTTTACCGCTTCGATTTGAGATTTTCGAATTTGATAGAGCAATCCTGATGTCACAATTAGTTGCATTGACCGGACCCGAATAGGCGCATAATCTGTCTTTCGACTTAACGcgtcagctactacattagccttcccgGGATGGTAATGTATATCACAATCGAAGTCCTTGACGGTctccaaccaccgcctttgcctcatattcaattccttctgatcgaagaaatacttTAGGCTTTTGTGGTCGGTAAAAATAGTGAACTTTAccccgtacaggtaatgcctccatattttcaagGCGAACACCACCGCCGCTAACTCGAGGTCATGAGTAGGGTATCTCTTTTCATGAGTTTTCAGCTGCcttgaggcataggctataaccttgcctcgttgcatcagaACGCAACCAAGCCCCGAATGCGAGGCATCCGAGTAAACTACCATATCATCCGTTCCATCCGGTAGTGATAATATCGGTGCTTGTGTCAATTTTTCCTTAAGCGTTTGGAACGCCCTTTCTTGGTCTtcgccccaaataaacttttcctcCTTGCGGGTTAGTTTGGTCAATGGCatggcaattttggagaaatcttgtatgaaccttcggtaataacccgcaagccccaaaaagcttctgatTTCCGAAGGATTCCTCGGTGGATTCCATTTCGCCACGGCTTCTATTTTTGACGGGTCTACTAACACCCCGTTTGCATTAATGACGTGcccgagaaattgcacctctcgcAACCAGAAagcacattttgaaaattttgcatacaacCTTTCTTTTCTGAGCGTCTCCAAGACTTCGTACAAATGTGTTGCGTGTTCCGCTTCGTCCCttgagtatattaaaatgtcgtcaataaatactatcaccgacttatctagcatagACTTGCAGAcccgattcatgagatccatgaaagctgcgggcgcatttgttaacccaaaggACATCACAAGGAATTCGTAGTGTCCGTACCGcgtacggaaagccgtcttcggtatatcttcctccttgACTCTCAACTGGTGGTACCACGATCTAaggtcgattttggagaaccatttagctccttgcaattgatcgaataaatcgtcaattcttggaagtggatatcgatttttcaccgtgagtttgttcaactcgcggtaatcgatgcacatacgcatactcccatcctttttcttaacaaacaacaccgGTGCGCCCCACGGTGACacacttgggcgaataaagcctttgtcgAGGAGATCCTGAATTTGAGACATTAACTCTTGCAATTCTGAGGGTGCAAGCCGAtacggcgccttggccacgggtttcgcgcccggaatcaattcgattccgaactctatcTCCCGTTCCGGCGGTATTCCCGGTAGATCTTCCGGGAACACATCGGCGTATTCACGTACTACCGGCACGTCTTCAATCTTTAGCAACTCTTTGTTTGGCTCATTCGCGTATATCATGAACGCTCTACATCCGTGCTTCATGAGCTTGTAAGCTTTTATCATTGAACACATAACAGGCTTCCCTTCTCTCTCGCCGCGTATGATAACCGATTTCCCGCTTGGAGATGTTAGTTTAATCTCCTTGCGAAAACACATGACTTTCGCATTAtgtcgggatagccaatccattccgaccactacttggaattctcccatggACATAGGAATTAAATCTATTGGGTATTCCTCATCATCAATGTTTATCTTACAACCTCGACATATATCACATACAAGGAAGTTTTTGTTATCACTTATTTCTACCTCTAAAGGCACAGGTAATTTTGTTAGTACAaaggaaggatgtcgaataagtccatgtgaaataaaggacttattcgcacccgtatcaaacaacacatgtgcaggaattgaatttatggcaaatatacctgagaccacatcgggctCCGTTTTCGCCTCCACTGCCGTTAAATGGAAGGATCTAGCCTTTGCTTTTGGTGTCTCGGTGTGCGCACTCTTGTCTTCCTTCTTTCCGAACAATTCCGGGCACTCGGATTTCTTGTGACCCGGCTGATAACATTTGTAGCATACCGAAACTTTCCCCGGGCACAATGCAGCCGTGTGCCCTGTCTTCCCACAAATAGGACACGGTTTGTCCTTAAATCGACACTCACCCTTGTGCCCCTTCCCGCACACTTTACAACTTGGTGTGTTGCTCTTCCCTTCTTGTTTCTTCGATGAGTCGGTCGTACGTGCCTTTTTCATAGGGCTTGGATTAACCTCTTGTGCCCTCCTTTCACCCCTTTCAATTTGCTTCTTTAACTCTATTTCTCTTTCTCGAGCGGCGTTGATGATTTCGGTGAGGGTTTCGTATTTGGAGGGGGTCATGAACTCCCGATATTCCGCGCTtagcatattataataataatacactTTTTGTTCTTCAGTTTTCACCAACTCATCGCAAAACCTTAGTTTGTCAAGAAAGGTTCCCGTGATCTTATCAATAGATTCGCCCTTTTGCCTAAGTTGGATAAATTCTTCCTTGATCCGATTAATAACCGCCTTGGGACTGTGATGTTTAAGGAACggtaccttaaactcgtcccatGTCATCGCCTTCGCCTCCTCGCTACCAATCTCCTTTTTCttattatcccaccaatcttttgcttgGCCCCTTAGTTGACCCGTGCCATAAGCTACGAAGTCGTTTGCATCGTAGTGGGTTCTCTCAAACACCCCTTCTATGTCACTCAACCACCTTTGGCATACTATCGGATCCACCTCCCCGTTATAGAGTGGTGGTTTGCATGCCATAAATTCCTTGTACGAGCAACCCTTCCGTTCTCCGAATTTCTCCTTGACTGAATTGgcattatcctccaatttcttgattctttCCTCCACCACTGATAACATCGTGTTTTGGATTTTATCGATAAAACCCGACAAGCTATTTTCGATTGCTTTTCCTACCTCTTcagcaatcacttctctcatCTGTTCGGTGACTCTTTGCACCGCTTCATCATTCCCTTTTCCGTCATCTataaactgaaatgtttacattaaaacgttaaacatttcatatATAACTTTGCTTCTTTTATCTCGGCTTAGTCAAGTTctcaacttgctttaaccgttcaaATTTGGTGCAccttccgggtttgagtgtgttaacacactcttcCCATGCACTTCTATTTCTTTCTCATTCTTACATAAGACATTATTTGTTAACATAatttaattcttaccggacgatcaatcgagcttgaaccgaacactttgttgacaaccttaagctctgattaccaacttgtaacaccctttaAAATATACTAGATTATAAAACACTTGAAGCCTTTTAAGTGAAAACATACTTAGAAAAACATAAATTCCTTACATGGATTTCATACGTAACAAACGTTTAGCGAAACTAGTACTAGATTAAAACATTCGAAAACTGAATTGTTAATTGTCTACATTTGTCTAAAACAAAAACCATTGAAGTTAAACTAAAGCGGAAGCTTGTAGATAGTGTTCGGTTCATCCAAAGCTAGCTCGACCATCTTCCGATTAGTTCCAagtcacctaaggtcaaaacaTAATCAAACATATGTTTTAGTGAAGATATAATAAGCATAACCAAGTTCCAAGCATCAAACAAACAAGAAAATAAATTTTTTTCCGGGCTGGAGGCGTCGCGTGACGCGTAGGGTCTTGGCGTCGAGCGACGCCctgtttttcacagaatgttgctTGCTGTTGTGCTGTAAGTTCCCAGCTTCAAGTATTTCCCATTACTAACTACAAATTGGCATAACTTTTGATCCGTAAGTCCGTTTcaagtgattctttttcctacacgaccGTATTTAAATTACCGACGTGTCTACATAATTATTTTTACCAAAATCTTGGTTTACGGACTTAGTTACCGAAAACTCCATTTGGATATTTGGCTCAATTTAATACACGGACTTTCTACCATGTACTAGTAATCTTGAGGCGTTTTTCacccaacatccggggcttaACACCACACTTATTACTTTGCCAACCCCATGTTCTATTTCACTTTCACTTGGtatcattttttttttgccaaGTAATTGGACATCATCACTTCTATTTACACCATTGTTCGACCCGGTTGATTGTTTAGTGAAACCATCACTTTTAACAAATCAAACCCCTTTTTTCCAAATCTTTATATTGACGCGTTTGAGGTTCATGTGAACTACGCCACTTTAGAAGGCATCAAACGTGTCTTTCAAGATTCAATCCATCTATTTTCTAAACTCGACAAATATGCATAATTTAACGAACCCAAAGCCACTTACCTTTAAAGCACTCCCTTTCCGCGTATGTCTCCTCCGGCGTGTCCGCTTGACgtcccggattccttgcctaaagagttcaatttacAACACGTTTAGAGCTCTTTCTTAAGCTTTAATGCATCATTTAATTAACACATTTCAAATCTGCGTTTTATCAAACCCTTAACATTTTGACCCTAATTTAGGCGTTTCATCGAACACCTAGCGGGTCGACTTTCTACATGATCTAATTTAATTTCATAACTTGAGTTCATCATTCCAATTAACCCAATTCTTATAGCATACACATATTATTAGCATAACAATCCTAGAGACTATTTCAAAATCTCAAATTACACTAGGCAACAATCTAAACCCTAGTGTTTACCAAGTTCATCTAACTTGTAATCACCCACCATAGTGATTTTAAACCCATATCATCATCATGCAAAGGTTGGACAAGAATTTATCTAGGGTTTGCCCCAAAACTTCATATTACTCCCAATTTCACAATTTCTACCACCAATTTAAACTAAACATAAATTTTCATTCATATGTAAGGATTCAAGTTGTATCAAAATGACCTAAATTGACATACCTTAGGATCCCCTtgacaaggtgatcacgattctatgcttggatttcgatttctAACTGATTAAAGCCTTCAATTTGTAGGATTTCttgtgaactagggtttggaatggtGGGTGTCGCCCCTGGGGTTCCTCTGGTCGACCAGAGTATAGCTTTTGGgggtgtttgttttatttttcttttttttatttgttacTAACTAGTAAATTGAGTTTCATTTTGACAATATTGGCCCCTCTACTTATTAACATaaccatttttattattttaacccCATTGTAGGCTAATTTTAGACATGTTAGTTAACCAAGTTACTACATTTCTAGATAAGTAACTTCTCGTTTATttaaactatatattattataaagtCTTATAATTTCGGGATGTTAcacgttccaccaagttagagcaatcccctctaaagtaccggtggcatacttgaccctgcgagccccagggcattcacacatctcgaacacaggctcgagcttttcaaaccagtggaggagtccaatcgctccttcagtgccactaaatgtgctaggacgacaatccataaagttcttgaaagtgcagacgggctgctgagcgtgttgacctattgtgtacgaataggacaaggttaaacacaagagttaatgtaggatctaaagatcctagtgtgagtctaaactgcagggtatactacctgcttgagcagctgtaagtgccgcaacaacttgttcattaacgaaagccgttaactgggcttgtgtcatgttaattcgtccggccattgatcttaaaatcaaaggcaacataagtgagaaaggttcgcgaatagtgcgatgacagaagggtgtaagcacacaagtgtattcaagcaataacaaatagtgagcaatgtaatctaagcatactacgagcaaagttctatgtaattctaacaagtaggcaataaacataaaccttattacctaggatgttgagtcttgcacgtggagcgaagcgtcgttgtggatcgttgagagcactgttctggttatagtctggttttaataaaaacgtttttcccatattaaaaccaagttctctataaccaatggctctgataccaatctgtcacacccccaaaatccacctgcggaatatcaccgcttgggagcgtgactgaccaggatcaagccaccaatcatattgaacatgtaattaatatccagtaaaataaatgtaaaccagtcattcaatacgataggtgttcaaaacataattatagtttcaaagtgtagcggaagcataagtatgaaaacccaatgtgagtcataagttcaaatgtttaaatgttttaacatggcatccacgatccatgctccacaacgacctgctcctccctgtgcaagctccatgtatctaatgacctgcaaggcatgtaacagaggatcaacaactagttgagcgagttcacagtttatagttcagtaattgtaatagtgtaataagccttgtattcgttcattaagtcatgtatcgtaatagttcgtatcgcagccctctaggcatgtatgcgaagattagggaaagttctcaagtattctagactaggtatgtttgtatcgcggccacccggcacctgtgcgaagttttagtgtatagttcgcagccttcctaggcatgtgtgcgaagattagtcatattatcgcagccaaccctggcatgtgtgcgaagatcagtcatattatcgcagccaatcccggcgtgtgtgcgaagatcagttctataagcatcactagtctagcagtatcttaaccaatcaccttcctcacccgaggatcatatcaccacgttccattatctagagaagtacaaataaataaatcaatctcattcccaccctgggaaccccatgccttggctgtgtgaactcaccttgttttgctcggtatgctaggttatgcactcacaagtgatcagtcaagtcctattgtatgcacatgtaataaatcagttcatgttcgtaaagATTTACATGCAATCTATGTCATATCATGTACTTAAGCAattattttttttgaattattttttattatggatttacttctggatcatattttaatatgtaatcatgcattGTTGGAAAATTGAATGGTTTTAGATTAtcttttgtattattttttattatggatttacttctggatcatattttaatatgtaatcatgcatttttgtattaacttttgagttgctgttgtaatttatgaaattttgGAGTTAGCTAGTTAACCCGGTTTAACCGCTTGATACAATCTggttcaaccggttaaaccattttgtagcctaatccggtttgatttaaaaactggtttttaaaacattggttattTGTATAATTTCTAGATCATCAATTCGTGTATGGACGACAAACTCAAGAAAAAATACACGAGCGATGGGCGACATTAGACACTCCATTGTAGATGTCTAAGGATCTATAAATACACATGTacgcacacatatatatatcAACGGGAAATACATATAATTTTATTAGTTCAAATAAATACTTTCTTAGTTGGCCGTgagattaaaaaaaatagtatATAAGTATAGGTGCTTTTAATAAtgtaaaaataaattattttatagTTTAATGATTATAACGTTAACTTACTACAGCATGGTTCACAGGAAAGTCAATTAAACTCTTCTTACAAAGCCGGCTAATTAGATAATTGACACAAAAATATATACAACATGCAACATGTTTTACATGAAAAAGTAAGGTATTTTAAGCAAAACTCTCTACGTTACTAATTAATCATCTATTGATTTAATGGTTTACGACGAATAACGTATACGATTTGTTAGTATACGTGTGTATACATGACGTGATGGCAGACTTCCACTTCGGACTACAAAGGCATGGTATACGATTGTATACTTACAATATACGTGCATCTAACATATGATATAATTAACGGATTACTCTTTGTTACTAGaaagagttaactgtcatttttgTTTCTATGGTTCGGTGAAAAATGACAAttcagtaaaaaaaaaattgtgccAGTTACGTTCTCAACATTTTTGAAACatgccacttcagtccaaaaagataACGCCCGTTAAAAATGTTGAGGACGGAACTGGCGCAAGACATTATctttttggactaaagtgacacgTTTCAAAATATTGAGGAAAGAACTgacacaatttttttttagagTAAAGTGTTATTTTCAACAAACAAAAGGGACGAGAAAATAGCAATTAACTCTActaaaaaaaagtataaaaaaggTATGCATGCATTGTATTTCCAGTTTGCTTTGAGGCTATACCAAACTTTATTAAAAAGTCGGCTAACTTTATTCACACGGAAATTCAGTTGAAGGTTTCTTAAAATGTCGGCTAACATGGTTGACACGAAAATCCAACCAAGATTTCTTCAAAAGTGTAGCCGCCTAAACTATCAAGAAAACGTAAACCATGCTTACCCAGACAAGGGCAGAATAGTCAATTAAGAATACCAACTTTTTTATTGAAATTCAGTTgaccttttttattttttcaattcAGGGTTTGTTGCAGTATTTCAATCTGGTAGAAGGATGTTTAACCATGATTAAATCATACCAACAACATAACAACTTCACCTACAACTGGATAGTCCGGACCCGCGTTGACGGCTACTGGTCAAACCCACTCCGACCAGACCTTTTCATCCCGGGTCACTACGTAGTCCCATCCGGATCCTCTTACAACGGTCTCAACGACCGTTTTGGCGTCGGAGATTTCAACACCTCCGTCGCGGCCCTCTCCCGCCTTTCCATGCTCCCTGAACTCGACTCAGCCGGGTTCCATGAACTTAACTCGGAGTCAGCATTTCAAGCCCAACTCAAACTACGTAACGTATCATATCTCACCAAACGTATCCCCTTCTGCATTGTCTCCGATCGGATGTACGAATTCCCTCCGAAAAGGTTCGGTGTTCCTGTGGCGGATATAGCGAGTAAAGGGCCGTTGAGTGGGGTGAAATGTCGTCCATGCACGTCTGTGTTTTCGACTCGGTGGGCTGAAGCTGTTGTAAACGGGTTGGATCGGCAGTGGAGTTGGACCGAGAGCGCGAATGGGACGCTTCGGCTTTGTGATGGACATGGTGAATGGGAACATGGTTGGGAAACTTTATTTGATAAAGTCGCGGGGAAGAAGTTGGCGGCGGTTAGAAAAAGAGTATCAGGTTTGTCGTTTGAGCAATGTGTGGAGGATTTTGAGGAAATGAGGCGGCGGTCCTCTGTGTGGGACGCACCGCACACGGCTGAGCTTTGTCAGCCGGTGAGATAGATGGAAGAGAATTTtgtttcaactttttttttttgtttttcttagtTAGAAGTGTTTATAATATAAAAAGGAAATACAAAATATGATGAAATGAGATACTTGGTAGTTGGTACATACTAAATATTCAAACGAACAATAGATCTAGACcaatgttttgattttttttctggGTGTGGATTGGGCTAAAACGCTCCAAAACTTCCGGCACACCGCCCTCATAGGCGTTTTTTGAAAggtaaatttcattaaaaaacgACCAAACCTCAAATCGAGGGGCTCAAAACAACAAACGAcattacataattacaaatttacacaaatCGTGCCAAAAATATCTTTAAACTTCGACCTACTTTTGAACCATAAAAAACCGATCGCCTTAATATCACTCATAATGGGTTTAAAATGGAGATAGGCTCAAATGGACGGGTGCATCTTAATGCCTAAATCATATTTATGTATAACTAGTATCGATGACCTGCGTTTTGCAGCGAGAATGTTAAGCGGAACAAAAAGTAAACGTAATAATATGAATCACACATGTATGTTAcggcgtgttaactcgcaaattAAAAATTAGACCGAGAAATTAAAACATAGAAAGCATTAACTAAGTCGGATTAGGATCCGCGAGTTTCAGGAAGCCGTTAAATCGTaaaaaaaatagacgtaaaaacgttgaaccacacgcAAGTGTTGCAGCGTATTAACTCGCAAAATCTAGAACAAATCGTAAAACGacaaaattgtaaaaaaaatgtaaGGTACATGGGACCAAAGTTAAAAGAGGAAAAGTGTTAGGGTTAAAAGTAGAAAATATTTGTGACAAatatgtaaaagatgaaaactatAGAGTTAAAACATAAAAGATGAAAAC
Above is a window of Helianthus annuus cultivar XRQ/B chromosome 14, HanXRQr2.0-SUNRISE, whole genome shotgun sequence DNA encoding:
- the LOC110906365 gene encoding uncharacterized protein LOC110906365 — encoded protein: MSYFIDDGKGNDEAVQRVTEQMREVIAEEVGKAIENSLSGFIDKIQNTMLSVVEERIKKLEDNANSVKEKFGERKGCSYKEFMACKPPLYNGEVDPIVCQRWLSDIEGVFERTHYDANDFVAYGTGQLRGQAKDWWDNKKKEIGSEEAKAMTWDEFKVPFLKHHSPKAVINRIKEEFIQLRQKGESIDKITGTFLDKLRFCDELVKTEEQKVYYYYNMLSAEYREFMTPSKYETLTEIINAAREREIELKKQIERGERRAQEVNPSPMKKARTTDSSKKQEGKSNTPSCKVCGKGHKGECRFKDKPCPICGKTGHTAALCPGKVSVCYKCYQPGHKKSECPELFGKKEDKSAHTETPKAKARSFHLTAVEAKTEPDVVSEVEISDNKNFLVCDICRGCKINIDDEEYPIDLIPMSMGEFQVVVGMDWLSRHNAKVMCFRKEIKLTSPSGKSVIIRGEREGKPVMCSMIKAYKLMKHGCRAFMIYANEPNKELLKIEDVPVVREYADVFPEDLPGIPPEREIEFGIELIPGAKPLNKLTVKNRYPLPRIDDLFDQLQGAKWFSKIDLRSWYHQLRVKEEDIPKTAFRTRYGHYEFLVMSFGLTNAPAAFMDLMNRVCKSMLDKSVIVFIDDILIYSRDEAEHATHLYEVLETLRKERLYAKFSKCAFWLREVQFLGHVINANGVLVDPSKIEAVAKWNPPRNPSEIRSFLGLAVKAEHQKPYGKLQPLDIPVWNWEQITMDLLTKLPKTSRGFDAIWVVVDRLTKSAHFLSIRETYTSEKMSEVYTNEIVARHGVPISIVSDRDTRFTSDFWRSFQEQIGTKLFISTAYHPQTDGQSERTIQTLEDMLRACIIDFGGSWDVHLPLVEFSYNNSYHSSIKMAPYEMLYGRKCRTPVCWGEVGPRGLAQTDIIRATNCKIDLIRTHLKAAQDRQKSYADKRTRPIEFQVGDKVMLKVSPWKGIIRFKKRGKLSPRFIGPFEIVERVGKVAYRLELPEELSGVHSTFHVSHLRKCLADETAHVHYNDIEVDNSLNYAVRPIAILDRKVKSLRNKRINQVKVKWEHRKGADTTWESEEEMQRLYPSLFGT
- the LOC110906364 gene encoding uncharacterized protein LOC110906364, which translates into the protein MIKSYQQHNNFTYNWIVRTRVDGYWSNPLRPDLFIPGHYVVPSGSSYNGLNDRFGVGDFNTSVAALSRLSMLPELDSAGFHELNSESAFQAQLKLRNVSYLTKRIPFCIVSDRMYEFPPKRFGVPVADIASKGPLSGVKCRPCTSVFSTRWAEAVVNGLDRQWSWTESANGTLRLCDGHGEWEHGWETLFDKVAGKKLAAVRKRVSGLSFEQCVEDFEEMRRRSSVWDAPHTAELCQPVR